TTGGTAGCGGTCCGGACGGTGGGGCGGTCGTCACGCTGGAACTGCCTCGGATAGACCTCTAGATGGTGTCGCGTATCCGGCTGGCGAGGACGCTGTACTGCTCCGTGCCCGTCCCTTTCTGAACCACAGCAGTGACGCCGTTTTCTGTGGCGGCATCTGCGACATCGTCGTGTTCGCGAGCCGTGAACAGCAGGAACGGGATGTCAACACCGTTTTCGCGGAGCGCGGCACACAACTCGATCCCGTCGAGCCGGGGC
This genomic window from Haloarcula rubripromontorii contains:
- a CDS encoding response regulator, producing MSIEVLLVDEDVDVLEIVGTFLGQEDGFEITTEADPEAALDLATEADFDAVVSDYKMPRLDGIELCAALRENGVDIPFLLFTAREHDDVADAATENGVTAVVQKGTGTEQYSVLASRIRDTI